DNA from Acidobacteriota bacterium:
CTTCGGTCTTCGCACGGGCGCATGGATTCAGAATATTTTCACTATTCTAAAAGTGGGCGCCCTCGTGGGGTTGGTGGTGGCGGGGCTATGGTGGGAAGCAAACCGAACACGGGCAGCGGTGGTACATACAAGCTTCTGGGGAAACGCTCGCTGGGACACAGCCGCACTAACCATCCTGGCGGTTGCGCTTGTGGGCCCTCTATTTTCGTCGGATGCATGGAACAACGTTACCTTTACGGGCGCCGAGGTCAAAAACGCCAAGCGCAACCTCCCTCTGGCGCTGCTGATCGGCACTGGCGTTGTATGCTGCATCTATTTTCTGACCAACGTAATATACATTCGAGCTCTGCCGTTTGCCGCGATCCAACACGCTCCCGAAGACCGTGTGGCGACGGCAGTCATGGAAGCCATGGTGGGATCAAAAGGGGCGGGGCTGATGGCCGCCGCGATTGTCATCTCCACGTTTGGTTGCATGAATGGAATGAGTCTGGCCGGCGCAAGGGTCTATTACGCCATGGCCCGGGACCGGCTGTTCTTTTCAAAAGTGGGCAAAGTGAGCCCTAAATACCACACGCCGGCGGTTTCGCTGATGGTCCAGGCGGTTTGGGCCTCCCTGCTGACTCTGAGCGGCACTTACAACGAGTTGCTGGATTACGTGATTTTTGCGGTGCTGCTATTCTATATTTTGACTATCCTTGGCCTTTTCCGGTTGCGCAGGACGCGGCCGGACGCCCCGCGTCCTTACCGGGCGTGGGGGTACCCGGTCGTGCCTGTCCTATACATCGTGCTTGCTTTGTTTATTGAATGGGCTTTATTGATGAACCGGCCGGCGCGGAGCCTGGCAGGCCTCGGGATTGTGGCCGTAGGAATCCCAATCTATTTCCTCTGGCACAGGCGGAGCTTTCCGGCTGGCGGGTAAGAACAATTTGGAGGCAGGATGTCTGATTTATGGGTGAAAAAGAGCATCGAACAATTACGCCAGGAATCCGTAGATGGTGAATGTGGGCTGCGCCGCGCGCTGGGACCCATCGCCCTGATTTCGCTCGGTATCGGCGCCATCGTGGGAGCTGGAATCTTTGTCATCAGCGGCGTCGCTGTCCAGCACACCGGGCCAGCCCTGGTGCTCTCCGTAATTCTTTCCGGCATTGGCTGCGCCTTTGCGGGACTCTGCTACTCGGAATTTGCTTCTATGATTCCGATTGCCGGCAGTGCTTACACCTACGCCTACGCAACCATCGGCGAGTTCCTCGCCTGGATTATCGGCTGGGACCTGATTCTTGAATATGCCGTAGGCGCTACAACCGTATCCATTGGATGGTCCGGTTACACGCTCTCCTTTCTACGGACGCTCCATATTCCCTTCCCGGCGGCGCTGGCCAGCAGCCCCTGGACGCCGATGAAAAATGCGAATGGGACCGTGGTCCATGCCTATTTCAACTTTCCGGCGTTTTTTATCATTGCCGTGATTACTGTGTTGCTGATTCTGGGCATCCGTGAATCGGCAAGTTTCAACAATGTTGTCGTCATCATTAAGGTGATGGTCCTGCTGCTGTTTATCGGGGTGTGCGCGCTCTTTATCACCAGGGCCAACTGGGTCCCCTTTCTGCCCCCGAATACGGGGACTTTTGGGGATTTTGGATGGAGTGGCGTCCTGCGCGGGGCCGGCCTGATCTTTTTTGCTTACATCGGGTTTGATGCCGTCTCGACGGCCGCGCAGGAAGCCCGCAACCCGGAGCGTGATATGCCGATCGGCATCATGGGTTCCCTGGGAATATCCACGGTGATTTACATCGGGGTTGTCCTGGTTCTGACCGGAGTTACACCCTTTACCCGTCTGAACGTCCCAGACCCGCTTGCCGTTGCGGTTGACTCGACTTCCGCCCACTGGCTCTCGCCAATTGTTAAAGCCGGCGCCATCCTGGGGACAACCGCGGTGATTCTGGTGATGCTGCTGGGCCAGACGCGTATCTTCTACACCATGGCCTCCGACGGCTTGCTGCCCAGGGTTTTCGGCACGGTCCATCCGCGCTATCGAACGCCTTATAAGAGCACAGCGCTGGTTGGTGTGCTGGTAGCCGTGGCAGGTGGTCTTATTCCGCTGCGAATTGTCGGGGAACTGGTCAGCATCGGCACCCTGCTGGCTTTCGTCATCGTTTGCGGGTCCGTCCTGGCGATGCGTAAGATGCGTCCTGATATCCATCGTCCGTTCCGTACTCCGGCTGTGTGGTTTGTCGCGCCGATGGGGATGATTGTCTGCCTGGCGCAAATGGTGGGCCTGCCTTTTGATACCTGGATTCGCTTATTTGTTTGGATGGCAATTGGATTTGTCATTTATTTCGGGTATAGCCGCCGCCACAGTCTTCTGCGCCGCGCCGGGAAGCAGTCTTCAGCAACTTCGGTTGCGAAAGCGGAAAGCTGATTCAGGAGGGCTACCTTAATGGGAGCAATGCGGCGCCGTTCGCGTTCCGCTGCCGACCCAGCCTTTCTCGCCGCTTTGGACGGACACGGGTTTTTCCGCTCGCCTGATGAGTCCGGGAGGGTGAGTGCTAGCCTCAGTCGTTGACTTGCTTCTCAGGGAATATCGCACGCGACCCATGGCGCGCTTTACCGCATGGCTGCTGGCTTTTGGCACAGCCTTGTGGGTGGAAGGCATCATCTCGGGCGGAGCCCCGGGGTTGCTGTGGGCCCTGTTTGTCATTGGGCTGGCTGTTTCTGCTGGTTATTATCTTGTCCGGCTGACCGGCGCTTTCAAACATTACATCCTTTGGCACCTCCGCCGAAGGCTTGTTGTCACTTACATCTTTATTGCTGTTGTTCCTATCGTTCTGATCCTGGTTCTGTTGGGAGTGGGTGCTGTCATACTCAACGGCCAGTTTGCCGCATTTCTGGTGACCCACAACGTCAACGGCCAGGTCGAGAAGTTGGAGCAGTTAAATCGCATTGTGGCCCACGAGGCCTACCTGAGCCGGGCAAGAACTCCGAGCCAGCTGTTGGACCAGTTGCAACAGTTCTACGTACAACAGCTTTCCCAGCATTCCGCAAATTATCCTGGCCTTGAGGTCGTGCTTCGTGTGGACAACGAGGCGCGCGCGTTTGATCTCAACGGCACGCCAATCTCCAGCGTGTCCACCATTCCCGCCTGGTTCAAGGCGGAAGAGTTTTCAGGCGTTGTATCAGATGGCGGCGGGCTGTTTCTGCGAGCTGCTGATCAGGGCAATACGCCCGCCGGGCGGATCACGATGATTCTTTCAGAGCCGTTCAGGCCAGAGTTGATGGACCTGCTTGGCCAAGGCATCGGGCCGGTCGGCGTCATACAGGCAAGTATCGTCGATGCAGTTTCGATGCAGGCCGTAAAAGAGAGTCTGCCGGGGTCTGCCGGAGGTAAGCCCCAGGAGCAAGTCATCGCGCGCTCAAGATCGCTTCACCTCCCGCCGCCGGCCAACTTGCTGGACACCGATGTCTTTGGAACCTCCTCATTGGATGTCATCCGCTGGAACGGTACGGAGGAGGGTTCTCTTTCCCAGCCGGTTTTTGTGTCCGTTACTTCCAGGTTATCCATTCTCAGCCGGCACCTGCTTGCTACGCTTGGCCAATATTCCCGAATTTATCTCACCGCGTTCCTGGTGATAGCAATTGTTTTCCTTGCTATTGAACTCCTTTCACTAGTTGCCGGAATCCGCCTGGTCCGCACAATTACTGGGACGGTTGACCGGTTGTATGAGGCTACAGAACACATTCGAGCCGGTGATCTTTCCCACCGGATTAGCATGCCGGCGCAGGACCAACTGAGTTCACTGGGCGGGGCCTTCGACAATATGATGGAATCGCTTCAAACCCTCTTGCGCGAGTCGCAGGAAAAGACCCGGCTGGAACACGACATCCAGATCGCTCACGAGATCCAGGAGCAGTTGTTCCCGAGCGGAGCTCCAAAGGTGGCAGGGCTGGAACTTTACGGCATCTGCCGGCCGGCCCGGGGAGTCAGCGGTGATTACTACGACTTTCTCCCGATAGGCAACGAAAAGGTTGGAATGGTGCTGGGTGACGTCAGCGGCAAGGGGGTTTCGGCAGCGTTGATCATGGCGGCCATCCAGTCTCTGATTCGGACCCGTCTTTATCTGGAGCCAACGCCGGGGAAGTCTGATTCTGACCGCTTCTCGACGGCGCGTTTCTTCAGCGTGTTGAACCAGCAGATGTTCGAAAATACCCCCGAAGAAAAGTATGCAACCTGCTTCTATGCCTTGTATGATTCTGGCACGCGCCAGCTCATTTATACGAACGCCGGCCATCCCGCACCGGTCCTTTTCCGAAAGGAAGAAGTGGTTCGCCTGGACGCTGGAGGAACGCCGTTGGGATTGATTTCACCGGTGTCTTATTGCGAGGCGAAGTTTGTTCTTGAGCCGGGAGACACTCTGGTCGCTTTTACCGACGGCTTCACGGAAAGTGAAAACAGTTTTGAGGACGAGTTTGGCGAACGTCGGCTGATTGAGGTGGTTCGGCGCGCAAAAGGGGGCCCGCTGCATGCGCTCGTAGATGAAGTTTACAGAAGCGTTGAAGAATGGACTGGCGGTGGCGAGCCGCAGGATGATATGACGCTGATCGTGGCCCGGGCGACCCCTGAGTGAGGCCTCCTCCCGCCGTTGTCGATGCTCACGATGCTCAGTAAACTGAAGTTGCTTCACCGCTGGTTAGCGGCTTTCCCGCTCCAGATGAGATCGAGCCAGGCCGAGGTTGGATGGAGCGGTCGGTTTGTGACGGTTGCATTTCAGTCGGTTTGTTCAAGCGAAGTCTGGAGAAGCTCCGGGGTGGTTGTCTCGTCAGCTCCGGGAGGAATAAGGCAGTGAAAAGCATCCGGACCGCTGGCCTCGTGAGTGCGCTTCTTATTGCTCTCCTTACCATCGGGACGGCAGGTTTCCATTTCGTTCAGGGATGGAGTTGGTTCAAATCCCTCTACGCGACGCTGATGACGGTTTCTACCATCGGCGGGGGGCCTGAAAATGAGCTGAACGGCCGGGGAGAAGTCTTCAATGCTATCCTGATTCTGCTTGGCGTTGCGACTGTGGGCTTTGCAATTGGAACGCTTACAAAGGCGATGATAGAATTCGAGTTGGGTTCGTTCTTTGGACGCCGCCGGATGGAAAAGGAAATTTCAGCCCTGAAAAGCCACTTTATCATTTGCGGCGTGGGCCGCGTGGGGCGCCGTGTCGCATCGGAGGTTTCGGCACGCAAATTTCCTCTGGTTATTATTGAACGAGACCCTGCACGGGCTGCCTGGGCCCAGGAACGAGGCTTTCCGGTCATCATCGGAGATGCCGCAAGCGAGGCCGTCCTGCGCAAGGCTCACATCGAATCCGCCCGAGCATTAGCCAGCGCCGTCACTTCTGACGCCCAGAACGTCTACATCGTTCTTACCGCGCGCGGCATTGCGCCTCACATTCCGATCGTGGCGCGCGCAAGCGAAGAAGACGCGGAATCGAAGCTTCTCAGGGCTGGAGCGACAACCGTCGTTTCACCTTATAGTTTTGCAGGGCAGCGCATCGCACGCACGCTGACCAGCCCCTATGTTCAGCGGTTTATTGATATGGCGCTTTCCTCCCTCAGCGAGACCAGCCTGGAGATTGAAGAAGTTAAGGTGGGGAATCCTTCCAACCTGGCGGGCAAGCGTCTGGAGGAAGCCAACATCCGTGACCGGTTTGGCCTGATTGTCCTTGCGATTCGCCATCAAGACGGCCAATTGGATTTCAATCCCAATTCAACCCAAACCATCGCCGCTGGCGACTATCTCATCGTGATGGGCAATTCGCAAAATTTAAGACAGCTTGAATCCCAGGCAGGCGTTAAGGAATGAAGATCCTCACAGCCGCCCAGATGCAGGACGTTGACCGGGCCACAACGGAAATCTACGGTGTGCCCAGCCTGACACTGATGGAAAACGCCGGCCGCAGCGTAGTTATGTTCCTGCACAAGCGGTTTTCTCCGCTTGGATCGCAGGAGATTGTGATCCTTTGCGGCAAGGGAAACAACGGTGGCGACGGTATGGTGGTCGCTCGTGTGCTGCGCGAGTCGGGCCACGAGCCGCGCGTGCTGCTGCTGGCAGAACCAGAAACCCTGCGTGGCGATGCCGAAATCAATTACAGGCGGCTTGCCGAGGAAGGCTTACCTTTGACGGTTCCCGACCACGCTTCCTGGCAGGAGATTAAGGGGAAGCTGAGCAATGCGACCCTGGTGGTTGACGCGATCCTGGGCACTGGCATCTCGAAACCCCTGAGCGGGTTTCTTCTCGACGTGGTTAGAGACATTCCGATAGCCTTCCCAAGGGCCAAAGTTGTTGCCGTTGATTTGCCCACCGGACTCGCCGCCGACAGTGGCGGCCTGATAGGGGAGTGCGCGCGCGCCGATGCATCAGTAACTTTTACGGCCCCTAAGATTGCACACATTTTTCCGCCCGCCTGCGAGAAAGTGGGTGATTGGGTTGTGAGGCCCATCGGCACTCCGCCCGAAGCGCTGGCGGCAAATCCGGATTTTTTCCTCAATCTCCTCGAGCCGCACGACCTGGAGTGGCTTGTCAAGCCGCGTAAACTCGAGGCGCACAAGGGCAATTTCGGCCACGTGCTGGTCATTGGCGGGTCTGTCGGAAAAACGGGAGCTGCCGCGATGGCGGCGAAAGCCGCGCTACGCGCCGGTGCGGGGTTGGCCACAGTGGCTACACCCAAAAGCGCTTTGCCGGTCATTGCATCGCTGAGCATGGAAATCATGACGGAGCCTTTGCCCGAGACAAGTGCCGGTACCATTGCCATGAGCGCCATCAAGGATGGCCCTCTAGACACTTTGGTGGAAGGAAAATCTGTGCTGGCGGTAGGCCCTGGCGCGGGACGAGACCCTGAAACGGCGGAACTGATCCGGGAGGTTGTTAACCGTTACGAACTTCCGGTTGTGCTGGATGCCGACGGATTGAATGCATTTGCCGGTTGCATTGCGACGCTCCTCACTGGGGATCGAGTTCGTGTCCTGACGCCCCACCCCGGAGAAATGGGGCGGCTTGCAGGCGAAAAGACCTCGGAGATAGTTGCCCATCGAGTGGACGTGGCCCGCAGGTTCGCTCAAAAAAATGGCGTTCAGCTTGTCTTGAAGGGTTTCCGGACGCTCACCGCAGCGCCGGGCGGGCAGGTGTGGGTGAACCCGACTGGAAACCCCGGCATGGCGACGGGTGGTTCTGGCGATGTGCTCACGGGTATTACCGCGGCATTGCTGGCCCAGTATCCTGACCGTTCGCCGACGGAAGTAACTGCTGCTGCCGTTTATCTACACGGGTTGGCGGGTGACATTGCCGCACGCAAGCTTGGCGAGGCTTCCGTAATTGCAGGTGACATCCTTGAGTCATTGCCAAGGGCATTTCGGGAAATTCAAAGGCAATTGTATTGCTGATTTGCTTATGGGAGCTATGCGACGGGCGCCTGGGGAGAATGCTCCGGGCGTTCGTAAAGATCCGCTGGAATTTGTAACCCACTCGCCAGAAGAGACGGTGGAACTGGGCGCTAAGCTGGCCTGGCAATTGCCGTATCCCTGCCTGCTCATTTTGGAGGGCGAACTCGGAAGCGGTAAGACCACGCTCGTCAAGGGAATTGTCTCCGGGTTGGGCGTTGCGCGCCAGGAGGATGTGACAAGCCCTTCCTTCACACTGGTTCACGAGTATGGAACGGACCGCAAAGTTTATCATGCAGACCTTTACCGTGTGGAAGGCGTAAGGGAACAGTCAACGCTAGGCCTCGAGGATTTGCTGGAGCAAGAAGCCATGGTCATCGTAGAATGGGGAGAAAAGCTGATCGACCAGAATATCGAGGCGCAAGTCAGAATCCGCATGGAGCTGCTGGAAGGTGAATATCGCCGTGTCACAATCGAAGGACTTGGAAAGTAGAATAGGCTTCCAGAAAGCGGCCGGGCTGGCGTTGCTGGCCGCTCTGTTGTGTACGGCGTGCGCGTCCTCGCCCGCAACCCGTTATTACACGCTGATCACGCCGCAGCCGCCCGCTGCCGTGGCGTCCGGAACGCATTTTACGTTGCAGGTCGAGCGCTTTGACGCTCCGGACCTGTTACTCGACAACCGTATGATCTATTACACCTCACCCACCGAGCTGAACTTCCACGAGTATCACCGGTGGTCGTCAGACCCGGGTGAACTGCTGAGCGACCTGGCAATGAAATTTTTTGCCAGGACGGGTTTATTCCAGGAGGTCTATGCGTTTCCCGCGCCCGTCAAGGTGGATTACACGTTACGCGGACGAGTGCTGGACCTTAGCGAATTACAATACGAAACAGCCGAGGGGAAATCGGGAGAAGTCCGGCTGGGTTTGAAACTGGATCTGCTGCAAACGCGGCAAAACCAGGCTGTGTGGTCTTCTCGTCTGGAGCAGACGGAACCGGTTCACAAACGCAATGTGCAAGGCGCGGTTGAAGCAATGAACATCGCGGCCGAACGCCTTCTGCAGAATGCATATGGAGGCATTTCTCAGGTCGTAGAGCGGGAAGATGTGCAAAAACAACAACACGAGCAAACTCATTGAGTGGAGGGAACGCAGAAGATGGCAACGAATGGTGACCCCGTGCGTTGGGCGCTGATCATTGGATCCTCGAGTGGCTTCGGAGAGGCACTGAGCCTTGAACTGGCCCGATCGGGTCTGGACGTTTTTGGAGTTCATTTTGACCGTCGCTCAGCACAGGAGCGCATCAATGGGATTATCGAAAAGATCAAGTCCGCGGGTCGAGAGGCCGTGTTCTTCAACTTGAACGCCGCCGACGCTGATAAACGGGCTGATGCTCTGGACAAAATGCAGGAACACTGGGTGCAACGGGGTGGAGATCATTGCGTGAAGGTTTTTGTGCACTCCGTGGCTTTCGGCTCGCTGTTGCCCTATGTCACCGAAGATTCCAATGACCAGTTGACGCAGGCGCAAATGGAAATGACCGTGGATGTTATGGGAAACAATCTTGTTTACTGGGTCCAGGAGATTGTGCGGCGAAAAATGATGCGCTCCGGCGGCCGCATTTACGGATTGACCAGCGCCGGCGGCCATAGCGTTATCCCGAATTACGGGGCCGTATCGGCAGCCAAGGCAGTGATGGAATCGCACCTCCGCCAGCTTGCCTTTGAACTGATGCCCCGAGGGATTACCGCAAATGCCATTCAGGCAGGCGTTACAGTAACGCCGGGCTCGAGCAAGATTCCTGGCATCGAAAAACTTGCCGATTTCGCCCGGCTCCGGAACCCTGCGGGCCGCTTAACCACTCCTGAGGATATTGCCCTCGCGGTGGCAGCTCTGATGGATGATCGTACACAATGGATGACTGGCAACGTCATTCGGGTAGACGGCGGCGAGGACATTGTGACGTAAAGGCGCAGGGCCGCTGGGGGAGCGCCTGTTTCAATCACCCGTGTACCGCCTGCTGAGGTTCAATCCAGTTTGTGAATTTCGTTCAGCACCCCAGAAATCGTCGCCCGGATTCTGTAGCTGGCGGCCTGGTGCAACCAACGGCTGGTGTCCGTTTTATCAATCAACCCAAGCGTGGGAATATTGTTGGAGGTCTCGCTCCGGTTCTTGATGACAGGCGAACGAGTTCCGTACGGATCCATTTCGTCTTCATGAGAATCGCACAACATTGTGAAAAGAGCTTTCCGTTTGGCTCGCGTTTCGCCGGCCTTGTCGACACGGTCAAAGCTGATGGCCAGGGCCTGAACATCCAGCACCTGAACTTCCTGGTGACCCCTAACGGGCTTGCTGAGCTCGGCCATAGAGTACGGTCACTAGTATCCCCTCCAATAATCAATCAGGACATTTATCAGTACAGGAATTGTATTTCGAGCCCTTTGCATCTGTAATGGTTTATGGCAGCAAATTTCGAGGATCGTCTGAAACGGATTTATACCAAGCAAGGCGTTGAGCTATTCTCCCACTGTCGGCGGATCTGTTTTGACGCTCTTAGATGGATTTGTTAGCATGAACAATTAAGACTTTCTCCGACGTTTGGGTCATGTCAAGAAATCGAACTCTACCACGAAAGGTCATCCTGGCCAAGCCCAGGGGATTTTGTGCTGGGGTTGGTCGGGCTATTGATGTGGTCAGCCTCGCGCTCGAGCTCTACCAGCCGCCCGTTTATGTCAGAAAGCAGATTGTTCACAATCGTTACGTCATTGAGGGATTGTCGCGGAAGGGTGCCATTTTTGTGGATGAGATTGACGATGTGCCTGAAGGCGCGCTGGTAATTATTAGCGCGCATGGCGCCTCCCCTGACGTTTTCCTGGCAGCTCGGCAAAAGCACTTGAACGTTATCGATGCCACGTGTCCGCTGGTGACGAAGGTCCACGCGGAGGTCAGGCGATTTGCCGGAGAAGGCCAATCAATTATTCTAATCGGCCATGAAGGGCATGACGAAGTGATTGGCACGATGGGCGAACTGCCTGGGCGGATCCAACTGGTGAGCACAGTGGAACAGGCGGAGCAGGTGCAGGTTCCAGACTGTGTCAAGGTCGCTGTTACCACACAAACAACACTGAGCGTGGATGATGCCAGGGCCATCTTGGACGTTTTGAGAAGACGTTTCCCACGGTTGGTGACTCCTGCGAGTGACGATATTTGTTACGCAACGCAAAATCGGCAAGCGGCTGTGAAACAGATTGCGCAGCAGGCGGACCTGGTCCTTGTGGTGGGTTCAGACAACAGTTCAAATTCCGAACGCCTCCGCGAAGTGGCAGAGGCATCCGGCGCCCGCGCCTATTTGATTGATAACGCCTCTGAGATTCAGACTGAATGGCTAGTTGGCGTGGACGTTGTAGGGATAACTGCCGGAGCATCCGCGCCCGAGAAATTGGTCCAGGACGTTGTAGATTGCTTCCGGGAAATGGGCGTAGAAACAATTGAAGAGTTTGAAGCGACGAGGGAGAATGTTGCATTTGCTTTGCCGACCATACGGTTCCAGGAGTTTGAAAGAAATGTCGGCGGCCCCACGTCTCACCCTTAGGAAAAACCTCACCCAAAGCCACATCGTGCTCTAAAGGCTTCAGCTGATCACAGGCATGAGGTTGGGCACAACGCTCAGACGGTCTTGTCCGGCGCGTCGCAAATTGATGCGAGCGGACAATCCATGCACAGTGGCTTCCGTGCCTGGCAGATCTTCCGGCCGAACCAGATCACCTGGTGCCCGAAAGTGATCCAGCGGTCCATGGGGACAAGTTTGATCAGGTCCCGCTCCACATTTTCGGGTGTTTTCCCATTCGACAACTTCAGCCGGTGTGCAATTCGGAAGACGTGCGTATCCACTACAACCCCGGTGGGAATTCCAAACGCAGTCCCAAGCACCACATTTGCAGTTTTTCTGGCGACGCCAGGCAGGGTGAGCATTTCGTCCATGCTTTGGGGCACTTTGCCGTTGAACTCTTCGACAATTTTCTTCGCGGCGCCAATAATGTTCCTTGCTTTGTTGCGGAAAAACCCTGTGGAACGGATGTCTTCTTCAAGGACTTTCTGGTCCAGCCGGGCGAAGTCGCTGGGGCCGGGATATTTGGCAAATAGGGCTGGCGTCACCTTGTTAACTCGTTCATCAGTGCATTGCGCCGAGAGGATGGTGGCGACAAGGAGCTGAAAGGCGTTGTCGTGCTTCAGGGCGCACTCGGCGTTTGGAAACAGCCGGTCAAGCTCGTCAAAAATTGTTCTTAACCGTTGGGGAGATGTATAGCCCGTCTTCTTCCCAACTAAGCGTTTCTTACCGGCTGGCTTTGCTTTCCTGGTGGCGGCAGATTTCATGGAACACTCCCGGCAACGGGCAAACAATGTGGAGAAAGATTGTACGAAGCGGTTCTATTTCAATCCAGCGTTTTCAGCCGAAATCTTTGAAAAAGACGACCAGTCAAGATCCTCACCATTGCGTGCAATCGCGGCGAGAATGTGGTCACGAACGAGACTCGCTACGGGCATCGGCGCCCGTGCATCTGTAGCAGCAGCCAGTACAAGGCTGACATCTTTCAGGCCCAGAGGAAGTTTGAATCCTGCCGGAAGGAATTGCTCTTTGGCGATGAGGCTACCGTAAGTTTTATATACCGGCGCTGAGAACAGCGTGCTTGTCATGACCTCGAGAAACCGTTCGGGCTCGACTTCCGACTTGCGGAGCAGGGCATAGGCTTCACCCAGAGACTCAATCACGCATACGATGAGAAAATTCCCAGCCAGCTTCACCGTGTTGGCTTTGGACGGTTCTTCTCCTACAACGAACGTGCGCTGCCCCATGGCGTCAAACAGAGGCCGGCATTTCTCAACCGCCCTGGCAGGTCCTGCAGCCACGACAAACAGCTTTGCAGCCTCAGCAGCTTCAGGACGCCCGAAGACCGGAGCGGAAATAAATTGACTTCCGCCTTCAGCATGCGCCTGGGTAAGCTCCTGAGCGAGCGCCACGCTGATGGTGCTCATCGAAACGTGAATAGCGCCTGGGGCAAGTCTGGGAATGAGCTGGCCGTCAAGGACAACTGCACGCAACGCCCGATCGTCAGCCAGCATGGTGATTAGAACATCGCTGCCGCAGGCATCGCCAGGCTGGTCTGCAACGGCTGCGCCGTCAGCGCGCAGGCTTTCCGCACGCTCGCGAGTACGGTTGTAAACCGTCACCTCGTGGTCCGCCTTCAAAAGATGGCGGGCCATCGGAAGTCCCATGTTGCCCAGGCCGATGAATCCTATCTCCATGCTTCTCTCTCAGTTTCTTCCGAATTTCCGGATCAACCGCCGAGCAGGTCCAGCATCTCCGGCAGGTCACGATGCACACACGTGAAAACAGGAGTGTCGCGCAGGGTATAGTTGCTGGTCTCGGCGTGGCGCAATTCCATCACCAGATCCAGGAAATGTTCTGGCTTATCACTTTCAAATGCCACTACGAACTCCTGGTCGTCGAGACCGAACGAATATGTGGTGTTCAGCCGGACTGTAGGGAAGCGATGGCCGAGCTCAATGTGTTCATTCATCATTCCCTGGCGCGCCTGTTGGGTCAGCCGATACCAGGCCCTGGTTTTTATGAAAGGATAGACAAATAAATATCGAAATTTGCCGGGAGTAAGTTTGAGGCGAGCTCCTTCCTGGTCATCGTGAACATGATCACGGACGTAGGTGGAACGCTTCGTCATGGCGAGATACGAATACGGCGTGTTCAGATACTTGCCCAGGTCAGTCGCCAGCATGCGAGCTGTCATATCCTGAAAATCCATCAAATTGTAGCTGATTCGCCACAACATGAAATCACAATCGCCGCGAATCCCCACAAGCGAGTATGGAATAATCAGCATATCCGATTCATAACTCCGGGCAACGTCAATGAACTGGCACTTGCCGCGTTTTCGATCCTCCTCTGGAAGCCTCCGCCAGGCGGGATCTACTTTATAGAATGCAAAATTTACGTATTGGCGGCGATTATCTTCGCGTTTTGTCTCCGCTGGTTTTGCATCAGCCAAGGTTTAAACTCCTCCTCCAGGAAATCCAGAGCCAGCGTCTGGAAAACTGGCCAGTCATGCAGATGATTGCCCCAAATCACAGTGTTACAGGGAACCTTTCAATATAGCACGGATCACCTCGACCAAAGGACATGGTGGGAATGCGCGCGGGCAGGTTCAGATTGCGAGACGGCTGAGCATGGAGAGGTGGAGGTCAAGCCCGATCGTTCAGGCCTTATAAGCATCGAGCGGATGGGCGGCAATCCGTGTCTTGGCCGTTACCATCCGCTCGACATGGGGGGACCCGACGCTGAAAGGTTGGGACCGTCCTGCTATGGGTTCGTGGTCGCAGAAGCCTGGCTTTCAGCCGCTGGTTGTTGGGCGCTGACAGGCATCTGGGGAACCATGA
Protein-coding regions in this window:
- a CDS encoding NAD(P)H-hydrate dehydratase, whose translation is MKILTAAQMQDVDRATTEIYGVPSLTLMENAGRSVVMFLHKRFSPLGSQEIVILCGKGNNGGDGMVVARVLRESGHEPRVLLLAEPETLRGDAEINYRRLAEEGLPLTVPDHASWQEIKGKLSNATLVVDAILGTGISKPLSGFLLDVVRDIPIAFPRAKVVAVDLPTGLAADSGGLIGECARADASVTFTAPKIAHIFPPACEKVGDWVVRPIGTPPEALAANPDFFLNLLEPHDLEWLVKPRKLEAHKGNFGHVLVIGGSVGKTGAAAMAAKAALRAGAGLATVATPKSALPVIASLSMEIMTEPLPETSAGTIAMSAIKDGPLDTLVEGKSVLAVGPGAGRDPETAELIREVVNRYELPVVLDADGLNAFAGCIATLLTGDRVRVLTPHPGEMGRLAGEKTSEIVAHRVDVARRFAQKNGVQLVLKGFRTLTAAPGGQVWVNPTGNPGMATGGSGDVLTGITAALLAQYPDRSPTEVTAAAVYLHGLAGDIAARKLGEASVIAGDILESLPRAFREIQRQLYC
- the tsaE gene encoding tRNA (adenosine(37)-N6)-threonylcarbamoyltransferase complex ATPase subunit type 1 TsaE yields the protein MRRAPGENAPGVRKDPLEFVTHSPEETVELGAKLAWQLPYPCLLILEGELGSGKTTLVKGIVSGLGVARQEDVTSPSFTLVHEYGTDRKVYHADLYRVEGVREQSTLGLEDLLEQEAMVIVEWGEKLIDQNIEAQVRIRMELLEGEYRRVTIEGLGK
- a CDS encoding SDR family oxidoreductase — its product is MATNGDPVRWALIIGSSSGFGEALSLELARSGLDVFGVHFDRRSAQERINGIIEKIKSAGREAVFFNLNAADADKRADALDKMQEHWVQRGGDHCVKVFVHSVAFGSLLPYVTEDSNDQLTQAQMEMTVDVMGNNLVYWVQEIVRRKMMRSGGRIYGLTSAGGHSVIPNYGAVSAAKAVMESHLRQLAFELMPRGITANAIQAGVTVTPGSSKIPGIEKLADFARLRNPAGRLTTPEDIALAVAALMDDRTQWMTGNVIRVDGGEDIVT
- a CDS encoding 4-hydroxy-3-methylbut-2-enyl diphosphate reductase, translating into MSRNRTLPRKVILAKPRGFCAGVGRAIDVVSLALELYQPPVYVRKQIVHNRYVIEGLSRKGAIFVDEIDDVPEGALVIISAHGASPDVFLAARQKHLNVIDATCPLVTKVHAEVRRFAGEGQSIILIGHEGHDEVIGTMGELPGRIQLVSTVEQAEQVQVPDCVKVAVTTQTTLSVDDARAILDVLRRRFPRLVTPASDDICYATQNRQAAVKQIAQQADLVLVVGSDNSSNSERLREVAEASGARAYLIDNASEIQTEWLVGVDVVGITAGASAPEKLVQDVVDCFREMGVETIEEFEATRENVAFALPTIRFQEFERNVGGPTSHP
- the nth gene encoding endonuclease III: MKSAATRKAKPAGKKRLVGKKTGYTSPQRLRTIFDELDRLFPNAECALKHDNAFQLLVATILSAQCTDERVNKVTPALFAKYPGPSDFARLDQKVLEEDIRSTGFFRNKARNIIGAAKKIVEEFNGKVPQSMDEMLTLPGVARKTANVVLGTAFGIPTGVVVDTHVFRIAHRLKLSNGKTPENVERDLIKLVPMDRWITFGHQVIWFGRKICQARKPLCMDCPLASICDAPDKTV
- a CDS encoding NAD(P)-dependent oxidoreductase, whose protein sequence is MEIGFIGLGNMGLPMARHLLKADHEVTVYNRTRERAESLRADGAAVADQPGDACGSDVLITMLADDRALRAVVLDGQLIPRLAPGAIHVSMSTISVALAQELTQAHAEGGSQFISAPVFGRPEAAEAAKLFVVAAGPARAVEKCRPLFDAMGQRTFVVGEEPSKANTVKLAGNFLIVCVIESLGEAYALLRKSEVEPERFLEVMTSTLFSAPVYKTYGSLIAKEQFLPAGFKLPLGLKDVSLVLAAATDARAPMPVASLVRDHILAAIARNGEDLDWSSFSKISAENAGLK